A genomic stretch from Ptychodera flava strain L36383 unplaced genomic scaffold, AS_Pfla_20210202 Scaffold_30__1_contigs__length_3116999_pilon, whole genome shotgun sequence includes:
- the LOC139127266 gene encoding uncharacterized protein → MRSEINELKEENRVTGYDLDAVSQKLDEISERLDSLENDTDRLESFSRRDNIRLYGIQEEQGESFNQCKSKVVDILNENVKSKVWNDRDVVRAHRVSVQWKDQPRLIVVKFHHFSDKLLALKERPILRDSGIGIGNDLTKCQRKTLTELRKQECEKESPIMVVIQAVFAQ, encoded by the exons ATGCGGTCAGAAATAAATGAACTGAAAGAAGAAAATCGTGTTACTGGATATGATCTGGATGCCGTTTCACAAAAGCTCGATGAAATATCTGAAAGACTGGATAGTCTCGAAAATGACACAGATAGACTTGAGTCCTTCTCTAGAAGAGACAATATCAGATTGTATGGTATACAAGAAGAACAAGGTGAGAGTTTCAATCAGTGTAAGAGTAAAGTGGTCGATATCCTGAATGAAAACGTGAAAAGCAAGGTATGGAATGATAGGGATGTCGTCCGGGCGCACCGAGTATCAGTACAATGGAAAGACCAGCCGCGTCTGATTGTCGTCAAGTTCCATCATTTTTCCGATAAACTGCTTGCACTGAAGGAAAGGCCGATATTGAGAGACTCGGGTATCGGTATCGGAAACGACCTGACAAAGTGCCAACGAAAAACACTAACAGAACTGAGAAAGCAAG AGTGCGAAAAAGAATCACCGATCATGGTCGTTATCCAGGCGGTGTTTGCACAGTAA